One Ananas comosus cultivar F153 linkage group 1, ASM154086v1, whole genome shotgun sequence DNA window includes the following coding sequences:
- the LOC109711991 gene encoding uncharacterized protein LOC109711991, translated as MQEIMALKQFLLKKFLIKDLGKLGYFLGIEFSHSKKGIFMSQRKYALDILEDSGHTGSRPESFPMEQNVKLTLTDGEKLHDPMRYRRLIGRLIYLTVTRPDIVYSVRTLSQYMHEPRKPHWEAAIRVLKYIKSTPGQGLLLPRENNLKLTAFCDSDWAGCRTTRRSISGYCIFLGSSLISWKSKKQTNVSRSSAEAEYRSMANTCLELTWIHYLLRDLRVSQTGPASLFCDNQAALHIAANPVFHERTKHIEIDCHIVREKLQSGMIKPQYVPTRLQLADIFTKALGREQFQFLRX; from the coding sequence ATGCAAGAAATCATGGCCCTTAAACAATTCTTACTCAAGAAATTTTTAATCAAGGATCTGGGAAAACTTGGTTATTTTTTGGGTATAGAATTTTCTCATtctaaaaagggtatttttatGTCCCAGCGCAAATATGCGCTAGATATTTTGGAAGATTCTGGTCACACAGGTTCACGGCCGGAGAGCTTCCCAATGGAACAAAATGTTAAATTAACACTCACAGATGGAGAAAAATTACATGATCCAATGAGGTACAGACGATTGATCGGTCGGTTGATCTATTTAACGGTAACGAGACCGGATATTGTTTATTCTGTGCGCACATTATCTCAATACATGCATGAACCGAGAAAACCACATTGGGAAGCAGCTATTCGggttttaaagtatattaaaagTACTCCGGGGCAAGGTTTGTTGTTGCCGCGcgaaaataatttgaagttGACAGCCTTTTGTGACTCAGATTGGGCAGGTTGTCGTACAACGCGACGTTCCATTTCAGGTTATTGCATATTTTTGGGaagttcattaatctcatggaaGTCAAAGAAGCAGACTAATGTTTCCAGGTCTTCGGCAGAAGCAGAATACAGATCCATGGCAAATACATGTCTTGAGTTGACTTGGATCCATTATTTGCTTCGTGATCTAAGAGTAAGTCAGACGGGGCCGGCATCTTTGTTTTGTGATAATCAAGCAGCATTACATATAGCAGCGAATCCTGTTTTTCATGAACGAACAAAACACATCGAGATAGATTGTCACATTGTTAGAGAGAAGTTGCAGTCAGGGATGATCAAACCACAGTATGTCCCTACACGATTACAGCTAGCAGATATCTTCACAAAGGCTTTGGGTCGTGAACAATTTCAGTTCTTGAGANAATGA